Below is a genomic region from Virgibacillus dokdonensis.
GCAAGCATGCATTTCTTTGCCTACATCATTCTTTATTGCAACAAAATTGGTTTTCCACCCGCATAGCAGGTGATTTTCTGTTTCGCACGCTGTTGCGAGCTCAACGGACTAAAGTCATAAGAAAAAAGCTTATCTCTTATTTGAGATAAGCTTTTTTAATTATCTATTATAGACGAGTTACGTTAGCTGCTTGTGGTCCGCGGTTTCCTTCTACGATTTCAAATTCAACGTCTTGACCTTCTTCAAGAGTTTTGAAACCTTCAGCTTGAATAGCTGAGAAGTGAACAAATACGTCGTCTCCGTCTTCACGCTCGATGAAACCAAATCCTTTTTCTGCATTAAACCATTTTACTTTACCAGTCATTAAAATGACCTCCTTATTCAAATATCGTGCAAAGTAATTGAATCATGAATACTTTTACACCACTTTGATAAAGAGATCGTAAAGTATTATATCCAAACTTCAATTTCCTTTTGCACCTTTAACTTTACCCTTTTCTGAAACAAAATGCAAGTGTATACATCTAAAATTTGTAATATTTTTTTCCATTGGTTAGTTTTTTTTGAAATTTCCCGCAAGAAAACCGTTTTTTAATACCTATTTCTGTGTTTAAATTCAACTGACCACAACTAAAGTTGCAAACGATAAAATCTTGAATGATTTAACGTTCGCATTCCATTTCTGTTATAAAATGCTTGTAATGATTAACCTACACTAC
It encodes:
- a CDS encoding cold shock domain-containing protein, translating into MTGKVKWFNAEKGFGFIEREDGDDVFVHFSAIQAEGFKTLEEGQDVEFEIVEGNRGPQAANVTRL